The DNA region ATTTTCTTGAAGACTTGGATCATGACCTCGCAGCTATTCTTAAAAATAGAATTCGTGATGAATGGACCCACGACTCCACTTCAATAGAAGGCAATACTCTGAGTCTTGGTGAAACCTCGTTTATTCTCAATGAGGGTTTAACTGTCTCCGGAAAATCCTTACGAGAGCACGACGAGATTGCCGGTCACGCTCGAGCGATAGAACTTGTTTATTCAATATACAGAGACGAGAAACTTAGCGAGGACAAAATCTTTGACCTTCATCGGGCTATGATGATCAACCCCGATTTTGACGTACAAAAACCTGTAGGAGCATGGAAACGCGAAGAAAATGGCGCTTACTGGGGACGCGAATACATGCTTTATCCTTCTCCACTTGCAACTCCAAACTTGATGGAAATCTGGCTCAAGGAATTTAACGCCCTCCCCCGTAAACTTGATTTGCAGCAGGCTATCCTCGCCTATAGTCGACTCCATATACTCTTTGCCTGTGTCCACCCCTTCTATGATGGCAACGGACGCATGGCACGTTTATTGGCGAACATCCCTGTCCTACGTTCTGGCTACCCGCCCATAACTATTGATAGCGCTCATCGTTATGATTACCTGCAAATGATGCGTCAATATAAATTGATTGATGAGGGTTCACTGGAGTTTACTGGAGATCTCAATGACTTTCAGGATTTTGTCTACCAACAATGGAAAAAGACCATTGATATCGTTGAGGAAGTGCGTGCCCTGCAACAAGAGCGTAATAAGTGAGCTTGGAATATTATCAAGGATAATTAAAATCTTAAGTTATTTCAGTATAAAGCCATAAAAGCCTTATTCATTGCTCTTTTACTCAGCCAGATCATTTATTAGCACAGGGTAAATAATAATTATTTTGCACTATCCCACATTGTTTCTTGAACTTGCCCAGGTGTACCCGATCCACCACTATCCATGGCTAAAGTCGCCCAAAAATTCATTGTTCGAACACTCCCGTCGGCCATGAGGTAATTATCCTTGCCATAATCCTCATGAGGAGTTTGTGAATTAGCATAATCCCCAGCCGTTCTAAACGAATGTTGACCATGACCAACTATTCTTTTTTCATGTGACAACTCAACTAATGTTAAAGTTGTAGATGGTGATGATAAATTCGTACTTTTTTGAGTCCGCTCTGGGTTCTTACTCGTCACTCCCCGTGCCCAATCAGTTAAACTCCAAGCAGCACCAAAATAACGA from Lentisphaera araneosa HTCC2155 includes:
- a CDS encoding Fic family protein; its protein translation is MKRYSLKVSESMYEAIKELGSQQKFIDLVIRKFLEGKLVPKTLEKSTALSHQLSFKLEDDQISSLLTRADKAESRWMLKLLRQLLNSELKVPQLNFLEDLDHDLAAILKNRIRDEWTHDSTSIEGNTLSLGETSFILNEGLTVSGKSLREHDEIAGHARAIELVYSIYRDEKLSEDKIFDLHRAMMINPDFDVQKPVGAWKREENGAYWGREYMLYPSPLATPNLMEIWLKEFNALPRKLDLQQAILAYSRLHILFACVHPFYDGNGRMARLLANIPVLRSGYPPITIDSAHRYDYLQMMRQYKLIDEGSLEFTGDLNDFQDFVYQQWKKTIDIVEEVRALQQERNK